In Planctomycetia bacterium, one DNA window encodes the following:
- a CDS encoding glycosyltransferase, with amino-acid sequence MEFTLWTLLAIQIVIVFMWGWGLGWVRRLRDDSEMTLAPQPGETDEAGPRLTVVIAAHNEQERIEPCLRRLLAQNYGNLRVTVVNDRSDDRTRERVLGVMAQDPRVSLVDVSDLPAGWTGKTHALARGVQETDGEYLLFTDCDCRFVPGALAAVMQKVTRERLEFVSLWPRLDLVSPWEQSVSPAASWLLGLWGLWLSARGSSNSQVELGNGQFMLFSRAAYVRVGGHAGVRAELAEDIILAKKIAALGIRRWAGLGKGLYVTSRDNSFGAMCNSLTRVLVGSLVQPWRLAVSTQLLMGGICSPLLFIPLGVYLGVAQELTVGWLHAAVCTVQLMAMQQVTGRLFAITLEQPPSFWSFLRGAVVCMGIVFWALVVTCGLGHVRWGKTSYRVRGSRIVDVVPAAN; translated from the coding sequence TTGGAATTCACACTCTGGACGTTGTTAGCCATCCAGATCGTGATTGTCTTCATGTGGGGATGGGGGCTTGGATGGGTCCGCCGACTGCGCGATGACTCGGAGATGACGCTGGCGCCGCAGCCGGGCGAGACCGACGAAGCGGGTCCGAGGCTGACGGTTGTGATTGCCGCGCACAACGAGCAGGAGCGCATTGAGCCATGCCTGCGCCGGCTGCTCGCCCAGAATTACGGCAACCTGCGCGTCACGGTGGTGAACGATCGCAGTGATGATCGAACGCGCGAGCGCGTCTTGGGTGTCATGGCCCAGGATCCGCGCGTCAGCCTGGTCGATGTTTCCGATTTGCCGGCGGGCTGGACGGGCAAGACCCACGCCCTGGCGCGCGGGGTTCAAGAGACCGACGGCGAGTACCTGCTGTTTACCGATTGCGATTGTCGATTTGTGCCCGGCGCGCTGGCGGCCGTAATGCAAAAGGTCACGCGCGAACGGCTGGAGTTCGTGTCGCTCTGGCCCCGACTGGATCTGGTCAGCCCGTGGGAGCAATCGGTCTCACCTGCGGCAAGCTGGCTGTTGGGCCTGTGGGGCCTGTGGCTTTCGGCGCGCGGATCGAGCAATTCGCAGGTCGAGCTGGGGAACGGGCAGTTCATGCTCTTTTCGCGCGCGGCGTACGTGCGCGTCGGTGGTCACGCCGGCGTGCGTGCCGAGCTGGCCGAGGACATCATCCTCGCGAAGAAGATCGCGGCGCTGGGGATTCGCCGCTGGGCCGGGCTGGGCAAAGGCCTGTACGTCACCTCGCGCGACAATTCCTTCGGCGCGATGTGCAACTCGTTGACACGCGTCCTGGTTGGCAGCCTGGTGCAACCCTGGCGCCTCGCCGTCAGCACGCAGTTGCTCATGGGCGGAATCTGCTCCCCATTGTTGTTCATCCCGCTTGGGGTCTATCTGGGCGTCGCGCAGGAGCTGACCGTCGGCTGGCTCCACGCGGCCGTCTGCACCGTTCAATTGATGGCCATGCAGCAAGTCACCGGCCGGCTCTTCGCCATCACGCTTGAGCAGCCGCCGTCGTTCTGGTCGTTCCTGCGCGGCGCGGTGGTCTGCATGGGCATCGTTTTCTGGGCGCTGGTCGTCACCTGTGGTCTGGGCCACGTTCGCTGGGGGAAAACCAGCTACCGCGTTCGCGGCTCACGCATCGTCGATGTTGTTCCCGCTGCCAACTAG